Proteins co-encoded in one Aspergillus luchuensis IFO 4308 DNA, chromosome 6, nearly complete sequence genomic window:
- a CDS encoding retropepsin-like aspartic protease: MPGTYPSPRPTAPRERGKSRKDDKSYKKTMGHGHNQSGTIKSHALRIALKGTKHLFLFPFWFNQTHRQQKPSLPSPRDYYPSEKHPLSPEYWGIADVKHSQMPLDEPAKKEVSHEFREGFRHTELCERLTGANQTVPATNPRKHDDQEGLLKRDFIYDILLFTFDKQLRRRMVVDFETEANFMDHDVFERMNVRMDPYDGPPTQLTTRGELTPLGKVQATWIIVGFETPYCAEFYVVKGTSFDVILGTTSCRAIDLSSVDPMVATRLDNLKQT, from the exons ATGCCCGGAACATACCCAT CCCCGAGACCGACGGCACCACGCGAGCGTGGCAAATCGAGGAAAGATGACAAAAGCTACAAAAAGACCATGGGCCATGGCCACAATCAAAGTGGAACTATAAAAAGCCAT GCCCTCCGGATCGCGTTGAAGGGAACCAAACActtgtttctctttcccttctggTTCAACCAAACGCACAGGCAGCAGAAACCCTCTCTACCTTCGCCTCGGGATTACTACCCGTCAGAAAAGCACCCACTTTCGCCTGAATATTGGGGTATAGCGGACGTCAAACACTCTCAAATGCCTTTGGATGAGCCAGCCAAGAAGGAGGTGTCGCATGAATTTCGCGAGGGCTTCCGGCACACCGAACTGTGTGAGAGACTAACAGGTGCTAATCAGACCGTGCCTGCTACTAATCCAAGGAAGCACGATGATCAGGAGGGTCTTTTGAAACGTGATTTTATCTACGACATTCTCCTATTCACTTTTGACAAGCAATTGAGGCGACGCATGGTCGTGGACTTTGAAACAGAAGCTAATTTCATGGACCACGATGTCTTCGAAAGAATGAATGTCCGCATGGACCCGTATGATGGCCCGCCAACCCAACTTACCACTCGCGGGGAATTGACTCCCCTCGGGAAAGTGCAGGCAACATGGATTATCGTTGGCTTTGAAACGCCATACTGTGCCGAATTCTACGTCGTTAAAGGTACCAGTTTTGATGTTATCCTCGGCACGACTTCATGTCGTGCTATCGATCTTTCCTCTGTGGATCCTATGGTTGCCACACGACTCGATAATTTGAAACAGACATAG
- a CDS encoding retropepsin-like aspartic protease (InterPro:IPR021109), translating to MTNPLAISLPKGHSSSDAGKPSRTRGLLQSAKRILSLFHPRRIFDHQQRSEDKVKMSNRQTNHELVVVGSQARLPMNGRGPTVNRRPQLHESNRNHDVRLYRPAMDDQNNHSDIPTYDNPDSYRIEISSRRTDGRNSDSASSSSRISAAVSPGLSTQASTDQTTPLDPHTELRLPGDDEYIRATSLDRISQVNLSPVSTNSEYSEEVFMVGSNPTNKVSALMALDTQASANLMDVELQQELELMMEPCDQELVPLQTKTGKDRIKPFGIAKDVSWHFAQREKTFTSDFLVVDMKNYNAILGRKDIKKLEILKSGPGLERRTTIRMSRA from the exons ATGACAAACCCTTTGGCTATATCTCTACCTAAAGGTC ACAGCTCCAGTGACGCCGGTAAGCCCTCACGAACTCGCGGCTTGCTTCAGTCCGCGAAGCGCATACTCTCCCTTTTCCACCCCCGAAGAATATTCGATCACCAACAAAGGTCAGAAGACAAAGTGAAGATGAGCAACCGGCAAACCAACCATGAGCTCGTTGTCGTGGGGTCCCAGGCAAGGCTGCCTATGAATGGCCGTGGGCCCACAGTGAACCGACGGCCACAGCTTCACGAGTCGAACCGAAACCATGATGTACGGCTATATCGTCCCGCAATGGACGACCAGAATAATCACTCAGACATCCCAACGTACGACAACCCCGATTCATACAGAATTGAGATTTCCAGCCGGAGAACTGACGGTCGCAACTCCGATTCCGCTTCGTCAAGTAGCAGGATAAGCGCAGCAGTGTCTCCAGGACTATCCACCCAAGCCAGCACTGATCAAACAACCCCATTGGACCCACATACCGAATTAAGACTacctggtgatgatgaatatatTCGAGCGACGTCTCTGGACCGCATCTCTCAGGTGAACCTCTCCCCGGTTTCAACGAACAGCGAGTATAGCGAGGAGGTATTCATGGTCGGCAGCAACCCTACAAACAAGGTTTCGGCATTGATGGCACTGGATACACAAGCATCAGCCAATTTGATGGATGTTGAGTTACAGCAGGAGTTGGAACTGATGATGGAGCCTTGCGATCAGGAACTCGTCCCATTGCAGACCAAAACCGGCAAGGACAGAATCAAGCCGTTTGGCATCGCGAAGGACGTCTCATGGCATTTTGCACAACGTGAAAAGACATTTACCAGTGACTTCCTGGTTGTGGATATGAAGAACTATAATGCCAtcttgggaaggaaggataTCAAGAAATTGGAGATCCTCAAATCTGGACCTGGCCTTGAACGCCGTACGACAATCCGGATGTCCCGCGCCTGA
- a CDS encoding uncharacterized protein (TransMembrane:6 (o20-44i65-85o97-119i140-160o180-202i235-257o);~antiSMASH:Cluster_6.6) — protein sequence MSLDLAKWELPGDSPSQQVPVALLLAAAFFGLLLAVYTHAYVFATPIATQIPNPRLNSSLSRQHFRGLPIFVFHRLAKICVVSMFPMKDFSPLKYGFLNLTVELLLSYLRVANVLTILRQHSKTLPYSCRIPTWSMWSKAFTSILLYSTASSVCFYLPIYLIQLAGSLDERLGVSETVQFISLLGTIMVLYFGLVVPTYAIFIRVAASAQRGESMTIRGAWQGFSWSSRVHFYQLLGVVLFLEAGVTVVIVLSVFALCHPTVHDDVFQLFVRYFG from the exons ATGTCGTTAGACCTTGCTAAGTGGGAGCTCCCTGGAGACAGCCCAAGCCAACAAGTGCCAGTAGCGCTCCTCCTAGCTGCGGCTTTTTTCGGGCTTCTTTTA GCTGTGTATACCCACGCGTATGTCTTCGCAACACCGATCGCGACTCAAATACCCAATCCTAGGTTGAATTCATCACTCTCGCGCCAGCATTTTAGAGGTCTTCCCATCTTCGTTTTCCATCGGCTGGCCAAGATCTGTGTGGTATCTATGTTCCCTATGAAGGACTTTAGTCCACTGAAGTACGGTTTTCTCAACTTAACAGTCGAATTACTCCTTTCATACCTGAGAGTAGCCAATGTGCTCACAATTCTGCGTCAACATTCGAAGACCCTTCCTTACTCATGTCGCATTCCAACGTGGTCAATGTGGTCGAAGGCCTTCACATCAATCTTACTGTATAGCACCGCCTCAAGTGTATGCTTTTATCTGCCTATCTACTTGATCCAATTGGCTGGTTCTTTAGATGAGCGGCTGGGGGTCTCAGAAACGGTGCAGTTTATCAGTCTTCTGGGCACTATTATGGTTCTTTACTTTGGATTGGTTGTTCCGACATATGCAATCTTCATTCGAGTCGCTGCCTCTGCCCAAAGGGGTGAGTCGATGACTATCAGAGGCGCCTGGCAAGGGTTCTCGTGGTCATCTCGGGTACACTTTTACCAATTACTTGGCGTGGTTCTGTTCCTGGAAGCAGGTGTCACAGTCGTTATAGTTTTGTCTGTGTTCGCTTTGTGTCATCCTACTGTGcatgatgatgtttttcAGCTTTTTGTTAGATACTTTGGGTAG